From the Leucobacter tenebrionis genome, one window contains:
- the serS gene encoding serine--tRNA ligase: MIDPVLLRTDPEAVKRSQRARGNDEAVVDQALAADAARRSALTEFEGLRAEQKEFGGRVKAASKDEKPALIAQAQQLAAGVKAAEARAKEAEAEFEAIAMRIENLVLEGVPVGGEENFVTLREVGEKPEFEFEARDHLELGEMLGAIDMERGAKVSGARFYFLRGVGARLELALMNMALDRALSHGFTPLITPTLVKPEIMQGTGFLGEHADEVYHLPAQDLFLTGTSEVALAGYHADEIIDLSGGPLRYAGWSTCYRSEAGSHGKDTRGILRVHQFNKLEMFVYTSPEEAEAEHDRLVGWQEEMLQSLGLHYRVIDVAAGDLGSSAARKFDIEAWVPTQNAYRELTSTSNCTTYQSRRLATRFRGENGKTTPVATLNGTLATTRWLVAILETHQRADGSVVVPEALRPYMGGLELLSPAGV; encoded by the coding sequence GTGATCGATCCAGTCCTGCTCCGCACCGATCCTGAGGCCGTCAAGCGTTCGCAGCGCGCACGAGGTAACGATGAGGCGGTGGTGGATCAGGCGCTCGCCGCAGACGCGGCCCGTCGATCGGCCCTCACCGAGTTCGAGGGGCTGCGCGCCGAGCAGAAGGAGTTCGGCGGTCGCGTGAAGGCGGCGTCGAAGGACGAGAAGCCCGCCCTCATCGCGCAGGCGCAGCAGCTCGCGGCGGGTGTGAAGGCCGCCGAGGCCCGCGCCAAGGAGGCGGAGGCCGAGTTCGAGGCGATCGCGATGCGCATCGAGAACCTGGTGCTCGAGGGCGTGCCCGTCGGCGGTGAGGAGAACTTCGTCACGCTGCGCGAGGTGGGCGAGAAGCCCGAGTTCGAGTTCGAGGCGCGGGATCACCTGGAGCTCGGCGAGATGCTGGGCGCGATCGATATGGAGCGCGGCGCGAAGGTGTCGGGCGCGCGCTTCTACTTCCTGCGCGGCGTCGGGGCCCGGCTCGAGCTGGCGCTCATGAACATGGCGCTGGATCGCGCACTGTCGCACGGCTTCACCCCGCTCATCACGCCGACGCTCGTGAAGCCCGAGATCATGCAGGGCACCGGCTTCCTCGGCGAGCACGCCGACGAGGTCTACCACCTGCCGGCGCAGGATCTGTTCCTCACCGGTACCAGCGAGGTCGCCCTCGCCGGCTACCACGCCGATGAGATCATCGACCTCTCGGGCGGCCCGCTGCGCTACGCGGGCTGGTCGACCTGCTACCGCAGCGAGGCCGGCTCGCACGGCAAGGACACCCGCGGCATCCTGCGCGTGCACCAGTTCAACAAGCTCGAGATGTTCGTCTACACCTCGCCCGAGGAGGCGGAGGCGGAGCACGACCGGCTCGTCGGCTGGCAGGAGGAGATGCTGCAGTCGCTGGGCCTGCACTACCGAGTCATCGACGTGGCCGCCGGGGACCTCGGTTCGAGCGCCGCCCGCAAGTTCGACATCGAGGCCTGGGTGCCGACGCAGAACGCGTACCGGGAGCTCACCTCGACCTCCAACTGCACCACCTACCAGTCGCGTCGGCTCGCGACCCGGTTCCGCGGTGAGAACGGCAAGACGACCCCCGTCGCCACTCTCAACGGCACGCTCGCGACGACCCGCTGGCTCGTGGCGATCCTCGAGACCCACCAGCGGGCCGACGGCAGCGTGGTGGTGCCAGAGGCGCTGAGGCCGTACATGGGCGGGCTCGAGCTGCTCTCTCCGGCGGGAGTCTAA
- a CDS encoding GlsB/YeaQ/YmgE family stress response membrane protein, translating into MGFIAFLVLGLIAGAIAKAILPGRQGGGWFVTLLLGVVGAMLGGWLGSVIFDASLENFWSLQTWLLAIGGSIVVLLIWGLIVGRKGAAD; encoded by the coding sequence ATGGGTTTCATTGCTTTTCTCGTGCTCGGTCTGATCGCCGGTGCGATCGCGAAGGCGATCCTCCCGGGACGGCAGGGAGGCGGCTGGTTCGTGACGCTGCTTCTCGGCGTCGTGGGAGCGATGCTCGGCGGTTGGCTGGGTTCGGTGATCTTCGACGCCAGCCTCGAAAACTTCTGGTCGTTGCAGACCTGGTTGCTCGCGATCGGCGGTTCGATCGTGGTGCTGCTGATCTGGGGCCTCATCGTGGGTCGCAAGGGAGCAGCCGACTGA
- a CDS encoding peptide MFS transporter — protein sequence MEHLISAPMTTVTTPLPVGRYRRTQPKHFWNLAFTEMWERFSYYGLSAVLTYYLIYTVAEGGLGMNETAAVSIVGAYGGALYLAQLLGAWLADRVVSARRLVFWGAVIITAGHVSLALLHGIPSLALGIVLIAVGTGLLKTNITSIIGVLFGGWSREARDSGFSYFYLSINLGAILGPLATGWLQSNLGFHWAFGIAAVGMTAALIQYSVRMRALPAESDVVPNPIAKPGLFKAAAWALLGLVVVALLAVWGVIRADNLNYVVGVMIAAAAISYFAVILSSKHIDGNARKRVRGYIPLWLAETLYYGFYLQLFTTVPLIVTARVDLDLNGWIFPEGWFSVVGTIALVLIIPLIATVWKESWIGRLLPAQKFPLGFLFIGSAYLLLITTAFSTGKTVPVWLIIVALVLAGISEVFVGPIGFSVVTRIAPGRFKTQLVALKILTLGAGSTLAALFATLYTIVPELTFFVLIGGVAVLAGIAVLVGARSIHRALDTGIDETGEPLEAP from the coding sequence ATGGAGCATCTCATCTCAGCGCCGATGACGACCGTCACCACTCCGCTGCCCGTGGGCAGATACCGCAGAACCCAGCCGAAGCACTTCTGGAACCTCGCATTCACCGAGATGTGGGAGCGCTTCAGCTACTACGGTCTGAGCGCGGTACTCACCTACTACCTCATCTACACCGTGGCCGAGGGCGGTCTCGGCATGAACGAGACCGCCGCAGTCAGCATCGTCGGCGCCTACGGCGGCGCCCTGTACCTCGCGCAGCTGCTCGGGGCATGGCTCGCTGATCGGGTCGTGTCGGCCCGCCGCCTCGTGTTCTGGGGAGCGGTGATCATCACCGCGGGCCATGTCTCACTGGCGCTGCTCCACGGCATTCCGAGTCTTGCGCTCGGGATCGTGCTCATCGCGGTCGGAACGGGGCTGCTGAAGACGAACATCACCTCGATCATCGGGGTGCTCTTCGGCGGCTGGTCCCGAGAGGCCCGCGACTCCGGTTTCTCGTACTTCTACCTCTCGATCAACCTGGGGGCGATCCTCGGCCCGCTCGCGACCGGCTGGCTCCAGTCGAACCTCGGCTTCCACTGGGCCTTCGGGATTGCGGCTGTCGGCATGACCGCGGCCCTCATCCAGTACTCGGTGCGCATGCGCGCGCTGCCTGCCGAGAGCGACGTCGTGCCGAACCCGATCGCCAAGCCTGGACTGTTCAAGGCCGCGGCCTGGGCGCTGCTCGGCCTCGTGGTGGTGGCGCTGCTCGCGGTCTGGGGCGTGATCCGCGCCGACAACCTCAACTATGTGGTCGGCGTCATGATCGCGGCCGCTGCGATCTCGTACTTCGCCGTGATCCTCTCCTCGAAGCACATCGACGGGAACGCCCGGAAGCGCGTGCGCGGCTACATCCCGCTCTGGCTCGCCGAGACCCTCTACTACGGCTTCTACCTGCAGCTGTTCACGACGGTGCCCCTCATCGTGACCGCGCGCGTGGATCTCGACCTCAACGGGTGGATCTTCCCCGAGGGCTGGTTCTCGGTCGTCGGCACCATCGCGCTCGTGCTCATCATCCCGCTGATCGCGACCGTCTGGAAGGAGAGCTGGATCGGCCGTCTGCTGCCCGCCCAGAAGTTCCCGCTGGGATTCCTGTTCATCGGCTCGGCGTACCTGCTCCTCATCACGACCGCCTTCTCGACCGGGAAGACGGTGCCGGTGTGGCTCATCATCGTCGCACTCGTGCTCGCGGGCATCTCGGAGGTCTTCGTCGGGCCCATCGGATTCTCCGTCGTCACGCGCATCGCACCCGGCCGCTTCAAGACTCAGCTCGTCGCTCTGAAGATCCTCACGCTCGGGGCGGGCTCGACCCTCGCCGCGCTCTTCGCAACGCTCTACACCATCGTTCCCGAGCTCACCTTCTTCGTGCTCATCGGCGGGGTCGCGGTGCTCGCAGGGATCGCCGTGCTCGTCGGCGCCCGTTCGATCCACCGCGCTCTCGACACCGGCATCGATGAGACCGGCGAGCCGCTCGAGGCCCCCTGA
- the pheA gene encoding prephenate dehydratase yields MSQSPAPVRRYSYLGPAGTFTEAALKQVPEAAGQEWNPVANLGEALNDVVTGYSDAAMIAIENSIDGGVTVAQDALATIPGLRIVGEYLVPVRFVLVARPGTGLEDIAVVSGHPVAYGQCRAWLDDQVPRHRHLPATSNVQAAADLFDLEKGIDAAIAPPGIEDHYDVEVLAEGIAENPDAVTRFVLVSRTAPVGEPTGADKTSLIAELPEDRAGALLELLEQFATRGVNLTLLASRPIGDRMGRYRFVIDAEGHVKDERVADALLGVKRFSPRVVFLGSYPRADRVAASIRTSYDDEAFRDARDWLRGVIEGTPDGEDV; encoded by the coding sequence ATGTCGCAGAGCCCCGCACCCGTCCGTCGTTACTCCTATCTGGGGCCGGCGGGGACGTTCACGGAGGCGGCGCTCAAGCAGGTGCCCGAGGCCGCCGGTCAGGAGTGGAACCCGGTCGCGAACCTCGGCGAGGCCCTGAACGACGTCGTCACCGGATACAGCGATGCGGCGATGATCGCGATCGAGAACTCGATCGACGGCGGGGTTACAGTCGCGCAGGATGCGCTGGCGACGATCCCGGGTCTGCGCATCGTGGGCGAGTACCTGGTGCCGGTGCGCTTCGTGCTCGTCGCGCGCCCGGGCACCGGTCTCGAGGACATCGCGGTCGTGTCGGGCCACCCGGTCGCCTACGGGCAGTGCCGGGCCTGGCTCGACGACCAGGTGCCGAGGCACCGTCACCTTCCCGCGACGTCGAACGTGCAGGCGGCTGCCGACCTCTTCGACCTCGAGAAGGGTATCGATGCCGCGATCGCTCCCCCCGGCATCGAGGATCACTACGACGTCGAGGTGCTCGCCGAGGGCATCGCCGAGAACCCCGATGCGGTGACTCGCTTCGTGCTCGTCAGCCGCACCGCGCCCGTCGGCGAACCGACCGGCGCCGACAAGACCAGCCTCATCGCGGAGCTGCCCGAGGATCGCGCGGGCGCCCTGCTCGAACTGCTCGAGCAGTTCGCGACGCGCGGGGTCAACCTCACGCTGCTGGCGTCGCGGCCGATCGGCGACCGCATGGGTCGATACCGCTTCGTCATCGACGCCGAGGGGCATGTGAAGGACGAGCGGGTGGCCGACGCCCTGCTGGGTGTGAAGCGGTTCAGCCCGCGCGTGGTCTTCCTGGGGTCGTACCCGCGAGCGGATCGTGTGGCCGCGAGCATCCGCACCTCTTACGACGACGAGGCCTTCAGAGACGCCCGCGACTGGCTGCGCGGGGTCATCGAGGGCACGCCCGATGGCGAGGACGTGTAG
- the pgm gene encoding phosphoglucomutase (alpha-D-glucose-1,6-bisphosphate-dependent): MHERAGQPAQQQDLIDVEALLAAYTEVVPDPADPAQRVVFGTSGHRGSSLKGSFNEAHIVAISAAIAEYRAAQGIEGPLFIGSDTHPLSAPAEHTAREVLSAAGVHVLAKAGTGDEVFVPTPAVSHAILTHNRDRAVDDSGRADGIVVTPSHNPPADGGFKYNPPHGGPADTDATDWIAARANELLEGGIDAIPRASEDGIGGEPVGRYDFLGEYVEALGEVIDVETIRKAGVRLAAHPLGGASTAYWAAIRDRYELDLTVLGPGVDPQWGFMHLDWDGKIRMDPSSRHVMSTVADARPLYDLVTGNDADADRHGIVTRDGGLMNPNHYLAVAIDYLLTHRRDWPATAKIGKTLVSSALIDRVVAAHGRELLEVPVGFKWFVPGLSSGDVVFGGEESAGASFQRFDGSAWSTDKDGILLALLAAEIQAVTGQSPSERYRELTERFGEPAYARVDAAATPEQKRRLGALAPDDVTDTELAGDPITAILTRAPGNDAPIGGLKVQTEHAWFAARPSGTEDVMKIYAESFRGPEHLALVQEAAQALVARVLG, from the coding sequence ATGCATGAGAGAGCAGGGCAGCCCGCGCAGCAGCAGGATCTCATCGATGTCGAGGCGCTCCTCGCCGCGTACACGGAGGTGGTGCCGGATCCCGCCGATCCCGCCCAGCGGGTCGTGTTCGGCACCTCGGGGCACCGCGGGTCCTCGCTCAAGGGCTCATTCAACGAGGCCCACATCGTCGCGATCAGCGCCGCGATCGCCGAGTACCGAGCCGCGCAGGGCATCGAGGGGCCGCTCTTCATCGGCTCCGACACGCACCCCCTGTCGGCTCCGGCCGAGCACACGGCGCGCGAGGTGCTCTCCGCGGCCGGGGTGCACGTGCTGGCGAAGGCCGGCACGGGCGACGAGGTCTTCGTGCCGACCCCCGCGGTGAGCCACGCGATCCTCACCCACAACCGCGATCGCGCCGTCGACGACTCCGGCCGTGCCGACGGCATCGTGGTCACACCGAGCCACAACCCGCCCGCGGACGGCGGGTTCAAGTACAACCCTCCCCACGGCGGGCCCGCAGACACCGACGCGACCGATTGGATCGCCGCCCGAGCCAACGAGTTGCTGGAGGGCGGGATCGACGCGATTCCCCGTGCAAGCGAGGACGGGATCGGCGGCGAGCCGGTCGGCCGCTACGACTTCCTCGGAGAATACGTCGAGGCGCTCGGCGAGGTGATCGACGTCGAGACGATCCGGAAGGCGGGTGTGCGTCTCGCGGCTCATCCGCTCGGCGGGGCGAGCACGGCCTACTGGGCGGCGATCCGCGACCGCTACGAACTCGACCTGACCGTGCTCGGCCCGGGGGTCGACCCGCAGTGGGGCTTCATGCACCTCGACTGGGATGGGAAGATCCGCATGGATCCCTCCTCTCGCCACGTCATGTCGACGGTCGCCGACGCCCGACCGCTCTACGACCTCGTGACGGGCAACGACGCAGACGCCGACCGCCACGGCATCGTGACCCGCGACGGCGGCCTGATGAACCCGAACCACTACCTCGCGGTCGCCATCGACTACCTGCTGACGCATCGCCGCGACTGGCCCGCGACCGCGAAGATCGGCAAGACGCTCGTGTCGTCGGCGCTCATCGACCGCGTCGTCGCCGCGCACGGGCGCGAGCTGCTCGAGGTGCCCGTGGGCTTCAAATGGTTCGTGCCGGGCCTCTCGTCGGGCGATGTGGTGTTCGGCGGCGAGGAGAGCGCGGGGGCCTCGTTCCAGCGCTTCGACGGCAGCGCGTGGAGCACCGACAAGGACGGCATCCTGCTCGCCCTGCTCGCCGCCGAGATCCAGGCCGTCACCGGGCAGTCGCCCTCGGAGCGCTATCGCGAGCTGACCGAGCGCTTCGGCGAGCCCGCGTACGCCCGCGTCGACGCGGCCGCCACCCCGGAGCAGAAGCGCCGCCTCGGAGCGCTCGCCCCCGACGACGTCACCGACACCGAGCTGGCGGGCGATCCGATCACCGCGATCCTCACCCGTGCACCGGGGAACGACGCCCCCATCGGGGGTCTGAAGGTGCAGACCGAGCACGCCTGGTTCGCCGCGCGCCCCTCGGGCACCGAGGACGTCATGAAGATCTATGCCGAGTCGTTCCGCGGGCCCGAGCACCTCGCGCTCGTGCAGGAGGCGGCGCAGGCGCTCGTGGCTCGCGTGCTCGGCTGA
- a CDS encoding DUF7882 family protein, translated as MGFLTYGGVQEYEFDDRTLAHLKVAITIKLRRQESFLMSWTVPAERGGGRVSIWLTPSIPLSFRFAGSRAPQLNRHWLAVLNELAHTPRGLIVVSEQEAQQHQAEQK; from the coding sequence ATGGGCTTCCTTACTTATGGCGGCGTGCAAGAATACGAATTCGACGACCGCACCCTCGCGCACCTCAAAGTCGCGATCACTATCAAGCTGCGCAGACAGGAGAGCTTCCTCATGAGCTGGACTGTGCCAGCCGAACGAGGAGGCGGGCGGGTCTCGATCTGGCTGACCCCCTCGATCCCGCTCTCCTTCCGGTTCGCCGGGAGCCGCGCGCCGCAGCTCAACAGGCACTGGCTCGCCGTGCTGAACGAGCTTGCGCACACACCGCGAGGACTCATCGTCGTCTCCGAGCAGGAGGCGCAACAGCATCAGGCAGAACAGAAGTAG
- a CDS encoding diacylglycerol/lipid kinase family protein — protein sequence MSQTPARSLPVAAVVYHPLKTDLPALRSAIAHHEHQAGWGPTRWYETDAEDAGIAATRRAMAEGASVVLASGGDGTVRAVAEALRGSGIPIAIVPQGTGNLLARNLGMPLGRPEAAVRAAFYGRERAIDLGVLRIVREDESEDEHTFLVLAGMGLDARAISATRATLKKRLGWLAYVDAGVRTMLKDRPLQIHYSVDRAPVKSLSVYTVMIGNCGLMPGGVLLIPDAKLDDGLLDVVALRPLGPFSWLRIWNKIGWENGVLRKTKTGRRIIDLVHDTKSVNYLKARRYALGVSYPEPVQLDGDDFGLALAVSGTVDPGALIVRVLPEWNAQS from the coding sequence ATGTCTCAGACCCCCGCGCGCAGCCTGCCCGTCGCCGCCGTGGTCTACCACCCGCTCAAGACCGATCTCCCCGCGCTCCGCAGCGCCATCGCCCATCACGAGCACCAGGCGGGATGGGGGCCCACCCGCTGGTACGAGACCGATGCCGAGGATGCCGGGATCGCGGCGACGCGGCGCGCCATGGCCGAGGGGGCGAGTGTGGTGCTCGCGAGCGGCGGGGACGGCACGGTGCGCGCCGTGGCCGAGGCCCTGAGGGGATCCGGGATCCCGATCGCGATCGTTCCGCAGGGCACCGGCAACCTGCTCGCCCGCAACCTCGGCATGCCGCTCGGCAGGCCCGAGGCCGCGGTGCGGGCCGCCTTCTACGGCCGCGAGCGCGCCATCGACCTGGGGGTGCTGCGCATCGTGCGCGAGGACGAAAGCGAGGACGAGCACACCTTCCTCGTGCTCGCGGGCATGGGCCTCGATGCGCGCGCGATCTCCGCCACCCGGGCGACGCTCAAGAAACGCCTGGGCTGGCTCGCCTACGTCGACGCGGGCGTGCGCACGATGCTGAAGGATCGGCCGCTGCAGATCCACTACTCCGTCGACCGCGCTCCCGTGAAGTCGCTCTCCGTGTACACCGTGATGATCGGCAACTGCGGGCTGATGCCGGGCGGCGTGCTGCTGATCCCCGACGCGAAGCTCGACGACGGTCTGCTCGACGTCGTGGCGCTGCGACCCCTCGGGCCGTTCTCGTGGCTGCGCATCTGGAACAAGATCGGCTGGGAGAACGGGGTGCTGCGCAAGACGAAGACGGGGCGCAGGATCATCGACCTCGTGCACGACACGAAGAGCGTCAACTACCTCAAGGCCAGGCGCTACGCCCTCGGGGTCTCCTACCCCGAACCGGTGCAGCTCGACGGCGACGATTTCGGGCTCGCGCTCGCGGTGAGCGGCACGGTGGATCCCGGCGCACTCATCGTGCGCGTGCTGCCGGAGTGGAACGCGCAGAGCTGA
- a CDS encoding aminotransferase class I/II-fold pyridoxal phosphate-dependent enzyme: MVQRWRDVARASGLASPDGSTRPTVFAEMTALAQRTGAANLGQGFPDADGPEWIREIAVAAIRDGANQYPPGRGVPDLRRAIAAHQSRHYGIELDPDQEVLVTAGATEAIAAAVLAFAGPGDEVVTLEPFYDSYAASIEMAGATHVTVPLVAGTAGFRLDEAALDAAVSERTRLILLNTPHNPTGTVLSEEELRAVAAAAQRAGALVVTDEVYEHLTFDGLSHTPIATLPGMAERTLTISSAGKTFSLTGWKIGWITGPAELIEAVTAIKQFLTYTGGAPFQPAIARALVDGEADIAALRDSLSARRDLLVDGLREAGFEVIVPNGTYFVCADASPLLGERADASPPRGSGERPVGDGTGATFARALPELVGVATVPISAFCREGSATARALDPWLRFTFVKDEQTLRTAVERLRALGRAKEAAV, translated from the coding sequence GTGGTGCAGAGATGGCGTGACGTGGCCCGGGCGAGCGGTCTCGCCTCCCCCGACGGCTCGACAAGACCGACGGTCTTCGCCGAGATGACGGCGCTGGCTCAGCGCACCGGTGCCGCGAACCTCGGTCAGGGTTTCCCCGACGCCGACGGCCCGGAGTGGATCCGCGAGATCGCCGTGGCAGCGATCCGCGACGGCGCCAATCAGTATCCTCCCGGGCGCGGCGTGCCCGATCTGCGGCGGGCGATCGCCGCCCACCAGTCACGGCACTACGGGATCGAGCTCGACCCCGACCAAGAGGTGCTCGTCACCGCTGGAGCCACCGAGGCGATCGCCGCCGCCGTGCTGGCCTTCGCCGGCCCCGGGGACGAGGTGGTGACGCTCGAACCCTTCTACGACTCCTACGCGGCTTCGATCGAGATGGCCGGTGCGACCCACGTCACTGTCCCCCTCGTCGCGGGAACCGCCGGTTTCAGGCTCGACGAGGCCGCGCTCGACGCCGCGGTATCCGAGCGGACGCGCCTGATCCTGCTCAACACCCCGCACAACCCCACCGGCACCGTACTCTCCGAAGAGGAGCTGCGGGCGGTGGCCGCGGCGGCGCAGCGAGCCGGCGCCCTGGTCGTCACCGACGAGGTCTACGAGCACCTCACCTTCGACGGCCTCTCCCACACGCCGATCGCGACCCTGCCCGGCATGGCCGAGCGCACGCTCACGATCTCTTCGGCGGGCAAGACATTCTCGCTGACCGGATGGAAGATCGGCTGGATCACCGGCCCCGCCGAGCTGATCGAGGCCGTCACAGCCATCAAGCAGTTCCTCACCTACACCGGCGGCGCGCCCTTCCAGCCCGCGATCGCCCGGGCCCTCGTCGACGGGGAGGCCGACATCGCGGCGCTGCGCGACTCGCTCTCCGCCCGCCGCGACCTGCTCGTCGACGGGCTGCGCGAGGCCGGGTTCGAGGTGATCGTGCCGAACGGCACCTATTTCGTCTGCGCCGATGCTTCGCCGCTGCTCGGCGAACGAGCCGACGCTTCACCGCCGCGCGGCTCGGGCGAGCGGCCGGTCGGTGACGGGACCGGGGCCACCTTCGCCCGTGCGCTGCCAGAACTCGTCGGAGTCGCCACTGTGCCGATCAGCGCGTTCTGCCGCGAGGGATCCGCTACGGCGCGTGCGCTCGACCCCTGGCTGCGGTTCACCTTCGTCAAGGACGAGCAGACCCTGCGCACCGCCGTCGAGCGGCTGCGCGCCCTCGGCAGAGCGAAGGAGGCAGCAGTCTGA
- a CDS encoding HAD family hydrolase, which produces MGARSAAAVSVTGDRRHLIALDLDGTVLDHGSGGPGDEPEGGRIDPELGDAIRALHDAGHEVVIATGRSVDATLPVVERLRIRPAWVVAANGAVTLRRDPLAPRSYRREYVEAFDPSDALRKIRTQLVTARFAVELADGTFLYTAPIPTGTLPAEQRMVPFDELLGVQACRVVVVSPDHRLEEFLGAVETLGLTHVSYAVGSTSWLDIAPDGVTKASALEVVAAHLGIDRSRVFAAGDGRNDIDMLRWAAHSGDSVAMGQAVPEVRAVAGRVTGSVEEGGLLSALRERFPEVLGG; this is translated from the coding sequence ATGGGTGCGCGATCAGCAGCAGCCGTGTCAGTGACGGGGGATCGGCGCCACCTCATCGCCCTCGACCTCGACGGCACCGTGCTCGACCACGGCTCCGGCGGGCCGGGCGACGAGCCGGAGGGCGGGCGCATCGATCCCGAGCTCGGCGATGCGATCCGCGCCCTCCACGACGCCGGCCACGAGGTCGTCATCGCGACCGGCCGCTCGGTCGATGCGACGCTCCCGGTCGTCGAGCGGTTGAGGATCCGGCCCGCCTGGGTGGTCGCCGCCAACGGCGCGGTGACGCTGCGACGCGACCCGCTCGCGCCCAGGTCCTACCGCCGCGAGTACGTCGAGGCCTTCGACCCGAGCGACGCGCTGCGCAAGATCCGCACCCAGCTCGTGACCGCGCGCTTCGCGGTCGAGCTCGCCGACGGCACGTTCCTCTACACCGCGCCGATCCCCACGGGCACACTGCCCGCGGAGCAGCGCATGGTGCCGTTCGACGAACTGCTCGGCGTGCAGGCCTGCCGCGTGGTGGTGGTGTCGCCGGACCACCGGCTCGAAGAGTTCCTCGGCGCCGTCGAGACGCTCGGCCTCACCCACGTCTCCTACGCCGTCGGAAGCACCTCGTGGCTCGACATCGCGCCCGACGGCGTGACGAAGGCGAGCGCGCTCGAGGTGGTGGCGGCGCACCTCGGCATCGACCGCTCGCGCGTGTTCGCGGCGGGTGACGGGCGCAACGACATCGACATGCTGCGCTGGGCCGCGCACTCGGGAGACTCCGTCGCGATGGGGCAGGCCGTGCCCGAGGTGCGGGCCGTCGCCGGGCGCGTGACGGGCTCGGTCGAAGAGGGCGGGCTGCTGAGCGCGCTGCGCGAGCGCTTCCCCGAGGTGCTCGGCGGCTGA
- a CDS encoding DUF7882 family protein, with protein MGHLIYGHGERFEFDDRLLTHLRTVILAKLNLQESLVFTWSDERQHSIWLHPSMPVHFEFDQRTTDELNPAWIEQLLAHANSQGGLRLVEEPPHPS; from the coding sequence ATGGGACATCTCATCTATGGGCACGGCGAACGATTCGAGTTCGACGACCGGCTGCTCACCCATCTGCGAACGGTGATCCTCGCGAAGCTGAACCTGCAGGAGAGCCTCGTGTTCACCTGGAGCGACGAGCGCCAGCACAGCATCTGGCTGCACCCCTCCATGCCCGTGCACTTCGAGTTCGACCAGCGCACGACGGACGAGCTGAACCCCGCGTGGATCGAACAGCTCCTCGCGCACGCCAACTCGCAGGGGGGCCTGCGGCTGGTCGAGGAGCCGCCGCACCCGAGCTGA
- a CDS encoding SDR family NAD(P)-dependent oxidoreductase: protein MRGLAEKVVVITGAAGAIGTAAVTRFIEEGARVVAVDFDAQGLEGLAGRHPGIEAAFQLDVTVPEAVARVFDEIAEHCGRIDVLINNAGINARFPFEEIPFESWRRVMDTNLDGAFLVAQAASRHMLAGAGGSIVHTASTNGLVGYRNHALYSTGKGALVELTRCMALDLSPTIRVNAVAPGYIRTPLMTAGDEQAASIPLGRFGRPDEVAGLFAFLSSDDASYITGQTYVIDGGETTGGLLSGF from the coding sequence ATGCGGGGACTAGCTGAAAAGGTCGTCGTGATCACCGGAGCGGCCGGTGCGATCGGTACGGCAGCGGTGACGAGGTTCATTGAGGAGGGGGCGAGAGTCGTCGCCGTCGACTTCGACGCGCAGGGGCTCGAAGGCCTCGCCGGGCGGCACCCCGGGATCGAGGCGGCGTTCCAGCTCGACGTCACCGTGCCCGAAGCCGTCGCCCGCGTCTTCGACGAGATCGCCGAGCACTGCGGCAGGATCGACGTGCTCATCAACAACGCCGGCATCAACGCGCGGTTCCCCTTCGAGGAGATCCCGTTCGAGAGCTGGCGCCGGGTCATGGACACGAACCTCGACGGCGCCTTCCTCGTGGCTCAGGCCGCCTCGCGCCACATGCTCGCCGGGGCGGGCGGATCCATCGTGCACACGGCCTCGACCAACGGCCTCGTCGGCTACCGCAACCACGCGCTCTACAGCACGGGCAAGGGTGCGCTTGTCGAGCTCACGCGCTGCATGGCACTGGATCTCTCGCCCACCATCCGGGTCAATGCGGTTGCGCCCGGGTACATCCGCACCCCGCTCATGACAGCCGGGGACGAGCAGGCCGCGAGCATCCCGCTCGGCCGCTTCGGCCGGCCCGACGAGGTCGCCGGTCTGTTCGCCTTCCTCTCCTCCGACGATGCCTCGTACATCACCGGCCAGACCTATGTCATCGACGGGGGCGAGACCACCGGCGGTCTGCTCAGCGGATTCTGA